A portion of the Actinomycetota bacterium genome contains these proteins:
- a CDS encoding glycosyltransferase family 2 protein produces MSSPRVSIVIPVYNEGEGIVDCLDRVFEAVTLPAEVLVVYDTPEDTTAPYLQKYAREEPRLVPTLNEYGKGPANAIRFGINVATAPVIVVTMADGSDDPQQIDQLTRLVERGVVIAAASRYATGGQQVGGPFLKGLMSRMAGLSLFWVARVGTRDATNSFKAFNSDFIRQVGVDSAAGFEVGLELVAKAKRLRLPVAELPTIWLDRTTGISSFKIAAWIPAYLRWYFLAFGKRLTPDELRERTRGKSK; encoded by the coding sequence TTGAGCAGCCCCCGGGTCTCGATTGTCATCCCCGTCTACAACGAGGGCGAGGGGATCGTCGACTGCCTGGACCGGGTCTTCGAGGCGGTGACCCTCCCGGCGGAGGTCCTGGTGGTCTACGACACACCCGAGGACACCACGGCGCCCTACCTGCAGAAGTACGCCCGGGAGGAGCCCCGTCTGGTCCCGACGCTGAACGAGTACGGCAAGGGCCCGGCCAACGCCATCCGCTTCGGGATCAATGTGGCTACCGCCCCGGTGATCGTGGTCACCATGGCCGACGGCAGCGACGACCCCCAGCAGATCGACCAGCTCACCCGCCTGGTGGAGAGGGGAGTGGTGATCGCCGCGGCCTCACGGTACGCCACCGGCGGCCAGCAGGTGGGCGGCCCGTTCCTCAAGGGCCTGATGTCCCGGATGGCCGGGCTGTCGCTCTTCTGGGTCGCCCGGGTGGGCACGCGGGACGCCACCAACTCGTTCAAGGCGTTCAACTCGGACTTCATCAGGCAGGTGGGGGTCGACTCGGCCGCCGGCTTCGAGGTCGGCCTGGAGCTGGTGGCGAAGGCCAAGCGGCTGCGGCTCCCGGTGGCGGAGCTGCCGACCATCTGGCTCGACCGGACCACCGGGATATCGAGCTTCAAGATCGCTGCATGGATACCCGCGTACCTGCGCTGGTACTTTCTCGCATTCGGGAAGCGACTGACTCCGGACGAGCTCAGGGAACGGACAAGGGGTAAATCGAAGTGA